The following proteins are encoded in a genomic region of Phycisphaera sp.:
- a CDS encoding CerR family C-terminal domain-containing protein, which produces MKAAASPDKQNALSAADDTRERLLYAAGEEFARVGFQAASVRTICDAADANVSAVKYYFGSKEQLYLAVWNVAAEQMVSAEPMPMLENNNSPHDALRELVAWFMRLVLTENESQPWAGRLLAHETVTPTPGALDVFVERCAGPIKDEMSRIVRAIVGRRLGQKTHDDLVYGVIALCVNAKHCREILTSLGHPPPTTKAGINRMAGTLAEFAIRGLDGFADDTPAKKRGA; this is translated from the coding sequence ATGAAAGCCGCCGCAAGCCCTGACAAACAGAATGCTCTATCCGCCGCGGACGACACCCGGGAGCGTCTGCTGTACGCTGCCGGCGAAGAGTTCGCGAGAGTTGGCTTCCAAGCGGCAAGCGTGCGGACGATCTGCGATGCCGCTGACGCCAATGTGTCGGCCGTCAAGTACTACTTTGGCTCGAAGGAGCAGTTGTACCTCGCGGTGTGGAACGTCGCGGCCGAGCAGATGGTGTCGGCCGAGCCCATGCCGATGCTCGAAAACAACAACAGCCCGCACGATGCCCTGCGCGAGCTCGTCGCTTGGTTCATGCGGCTCGTGTTGACCGAGAACGAGTCCCAGCCGTGGGCTGGGCGTTTACTAGCCCACGAAACGGTGACGCCCACGCCGGGGGCCCTGGATGTGTTCGTCGAGCGCTGCGCCGGTCCGATCAAGGACGAGATGTCACGCATCGTGCGGGCCATCGTTGGGCGAAGGCTCGGCCAAAAAACACACGACGATCTCGTCTATGGCGTCATTGCGCTCTGTGTGAATGCCAAGCACTGTCGTGAGATCCTCACCTCGCTCGGACATCCGCCACCTACAACGAAGGCGGGCATCAATCGTATGGCGGGCACGCTCGCAGAGTTTGCGATCCGTGGCCTGGACGGCTTCGCGGACGACACCCCGGCTAAGAAAAGGGGCGCGTAG